One genomic window of Thermorudis peleae includes the following:
- a CDS encoding mandelate racemase/muconate lactonizing enzyme family protein produces MKIVDVKTYVMGTAWRNLTFVHVITDEGITGVGEVRMLNHTDALLGYFAEAVPNHVLGTDPFNVEDLVHRMLRNDYARPDYVIMSGIAAIEIACWDIMGKALNQPVYKLLGGAVRDKIKAYANGWYTVERTPEAFAEAARKVLERGYRALKLDPFGHGFYELEREEKRRVVAIVEAVRDAVGPEVEILIEMHGRFNPATAIEMAHLLEPYAPSWIEEPVPPENLAALKKVAERVTIPVATGERIHTRFDFREIFERQAADIIQPDITHIGGLLETKKIAAWADAYYILVAPHNVCGPVGTAANLHFAASTTNFKIQEHFNDFAEAHVKAAAPGNPEVVDGYFPLPQGPGLGVELDLDVIQAHPRRRIFFNLFAENWHRRQATVE; encoded by the coding sequence GTGAAGATCGTCGATGTCAAGACATACGTGATGGGGACGGCCTGGCGCAACCTGACGTTCGTGCATGTCATCACCGATGAGGGGATTACCGGTGTCGGCGAGGTGCGGATGCTGAACCACACCGACGCCCTGCTCGGCTATTTTGCGGAAGCAGTCCCGAACCATGTGCTCGGCACCGACCCGTTCAATGTCGAGGATCTGGTACACCGGATGCTGCGCAACGACTACGCCCGGCCCGACTACGTGATCATGTCCGGCATTGCCGCGATCGAGATTGCCTGCTGGGACATCATGGGCAAGGCGCTGAACCAGCCGGTCTACAAGCTGCTCGGCGGCGCAGTGCGGGACAAGATCAAGGCGTACGCTAACGGCTGGTACACCGTGGAGCGGACGCCCGAGGCCTTCGCCGAGGCAGCGCGCAAAGTGCTGGAACGCGGTTACCGGGCGCTCAAGCTCGACCCGTTCGGCCATGGGTTCTACGAACTTGAGCGTGAGGAAAAGCGTCGCGTGGTAGCAATCGTCGAGGCGGTGCGCGATGCCGTTGGCCCGGAGGTCGAAATCCTCATCGAGATGCATGGCCGCTTTAACCCGGCGACAGCGATCGAGATGGCGCACCTGCTCGAGCCCTACGCGCCGTCGTGGATCGAAGAGCCGGTGCCGCCCGAGAACCTGGCCGCGCTCAAGAAAGTGGCCGAGCGTGTGACGATTCCGGTGGCCACCGGCGAGCGCATCCATACCCGCTTCGACTTCCGGGAGATCTTCGAGCGGCAGGCGGCCGATATTATCCAGCCAGACATCACCCATATCGGCGGGCTGCTCGAGACGAAGAAGATTGCCGCGTGGGCCGACGCCTACTACATCCTCGTTGCACCGCACAACGTGTGCGGGCCGGTCGGCACCGCAGCCAACTTGCACTTCGCCGCCTCGACGACCAACTTCAAGATTCAAGAGCACTTCAACGACTTCGCCGAAGCGCACGTGAAGGCGGCTGCGCCGGGCAACCCCGAAGTCGTCGACGGCTACTTCCCGTTGCCGCAGGGGCCGGGACTGGGCGTCGAACTCGACCTCGACGTGATCCAAGCTCACCCACGGCGGCGCATCTTCTTCAACCTCTTCGCCGAGAACTGGCACCGGCGCCAGGCGACGGTCGAGTAG
- a CDS encoding sugar-binding protein has protein sequence MPNYGMRWTRRQVLGAAAAGAASLLLAACGQQATPTPTTAPAAQPAASPTPAATKAAASPTAAASPTAASTGTQMAVPTVAAGTKITIAIVPKLVHPFFEDVRKGASQKAQELGVTLQWVAPQTADPATQVKMIEDLITKKVNAISISPNDPKSVEPVIAEGMKQGILMMTFDSDSPNSQRVMYIGTDNTNAGKAQGQALAQLLGGKGKIGILTGGLSALNLNQRIDGLKQAVGSSIQVVDIQATDDDAQKALSVSEAMLRAHPDLDGIACVSATGGPALAQVLKGPDFKDRIGKLKIVAFDDLDETKRAIQEGIIQATMVQRPVQMGVLTVQWAYDILTGKAKPPFQNIDTGVTVVTKDNLTSYTK, from the coding sequence ATGCCGAATTACGGAATGCGCTGGACACGACGACAGGTGCTTGGTGCTGCTGCGGCAGGCGCAGCATCGCTGCTCCTCGCCGCCTGCGGGCAACAGGCGACACCAACCCCGACCACGGCCCCAGCTGCGCAACCGGCGGCATCGCCGACGCCAGCGGCGACGAAGGCCGCCGCATCACCAACAGCGGCAGCAAGCCCAACCGCGGCATCAACCGGAACCCAGATGGCGGTGCCGACGGTCGCGGCGGGAACCAAGATCACGATCGCGATCGTCCCGAAACTCGTTCACCCGTTCTTTGAGGACGTGCGCAAAGGCGCGAGCCAGAAAGCGCAAGAACTCGGCGTGACCCTCCAGTGGGTTGCCCCGCAAACGGCCGATCCGGCAACGCAAGTAAAGATGATCGAAGATCTCATCACGAAGAAAGTCAACGCCATCTCAATCTCGCCGAATGACCCGAAGTCCGTCGAGCCTGTGATCGCCGAGGGCATGAAGCAAGGCATCTTGATGATGACCTTCGACTCTGATTCGCCGAACAGCCAACGGGTGATGTACATCGGCACCGACAATACCAATGCCGGCAAAGCCCAAGGCCAAGCGCTGGCGCAGTTGCTTGGGGGCAAGGGCAAGATCGGCATCCTGACCGGCGGTCTGAGCGCCCTGAACCTCAACCAACGGATCGACGGCCTGAAGCAGGCCGTTGGCTCGTCGATCCAGGTCGTCGATATCCAGGCGACGGACGACGACGCGCAGAAGGCGCTGAGCGTCAGCGAGGCGATGCTCCGCGCACATCCTGACCTCGACGGGATTGCCTGTGTCAGCGCGACTGGCGGTCCGGCGCTTGCGCAAGTCCTCAAGGGGCCAGACTTCAAGGATCGCATCGGCAAGCTCAAGATCGTTGCCTTCGACGACCTGGATGAGACCAAGCGGGCCATTCAGGAGGGAATTATCCAGGCCACGATGGTGCAGCGACCGGTGCAGATGGGTGTGCTGACGGTCCAGTGGGCATATGATATTCTCACTGGGAAAGCGAAGCCCCCGTTCCAGAACATCGACACGGGAGTCACCGTCGTGACGAAGGACAACCTCACGTCCTACACCAAGTGA
- a CDS encoding sugar ABC transporter ATP-binding protein, giving the protein MLILDEPTSALSLQETERLFALLRDVRARGVAILYISHRLDEIFALADRITVMRDGQVVATLPARDATREQLIRLMVGRDLQAFYADLPDPEPRVRLEVRGLSRRGVLQDITLSIRAGEIVGLAGLVGAGRTELARCLFGVDPYDTGEMLVDGQPVRIRTPRDAVRLGIGFVPEDRKLQALVLILAVRQNTTLPLIPMLSRLGIFQQRRERVLAQRYVEELRIRTPSVDQRVMNLSGGNQQKVVLARWLAAQSRILILDEPTRGIDVGAKAEVHKLIADLARQGVAILLISSELPEVLAMSHRILVMREGRIVAEFPRSQATEERVLAAATGHASVMS; this is encoded by the coding sequence GTGCTCATCCTCGACGAGCCGACGAGCGCGCTGTCGCTGCAAGAAACCGAGCGCCTCTTCGCCTTGCTGCGCGACGTGCGCGCCCGCGGCGTGGCAATCCTCTATATTTCCCATCGCCTCGACGAAATTTTCGCGCTTGCTGACCGGATCACCGTCATGCGCGACGGGCAGGTCGTCGCGACGCTGCCAGCGCGCGATGCGACGCGTGAGCAACTCATCCGGCTGATGGTTGGGCGCGACCTCCAGGCCTTCTACGCTGACCTGCCCGATCCCGAGCCGCGTGTCCGCCTTGAGGTGCGCGGGCTGAGCCGCCGTGGCGTGTTACAGGACATCACCCTCAGCATCCGCGCCGGTGAGATTGTCGGGCTGGCAGGGTTAGTCGGCGCTGGCCGTACGGAACTCGCGCGCTGCCTCTTTGGCGTTGACCCCTACGACACCGGCGAAATGCTTGTCGATGGACAGCCGGTGCGAATTCGCACCCCGCGTGATGCGGTACGGCTCGGCATCGGTTTCGTGCCAGAAGACCGGAAGCTGCAAGCGCTCGTGCTCATCCTTGCTGTCCGGCAGAACACCACGCTGCCGCTCATTCCCATGCTCAGCCGACTCGGCATTTTCCAACAACGGCGCGAGCGCGTGCTGGCGCAGCGGTACGTCGAGGAGCTGCGCATCCGCACCCCGTCGGTCGACCAGCGGGTCATGAACTTGAGCGGTGGCAATCAGCAGAAAGTCGTGTTAGCGCGTTGGCTTGCCGCGCAGTCGCGCATCCTGATCCTCGACGAGCCGACGCGGGGTATTGATGTCGGCGCCAAGGCCGAAGTGCACAAGCTTATCGCCGATCTTGCCCGGCAGGGAGTCGCCATCCTGCTGATCTCCTCAGAACTCCCGGAAGTGCTGGCGATGAGCCACCGGATTCTGGTGATGCGCGAAGGACGCATTGTCGCCGAATTCCCCCGCTCGCAAGCAACCGAGGAACGCGTGCTCGCTGCGGCGACGGGACACGCGAGCGTGATGTCGTGA
- a CDS encoding zinc-dependent alcohol dehydrogenase: MRAAVIVEPGRIAIEERPIPQPGPGEVLVRSAAVGICGTDVELFEGRHPPEYCRYPLVPGHEWAGTVVALGPGVQHVAVGDHVAVEGFVACGTCRNCRRGLTDLCERGYDELGFTRPGGAAEYVVVPARQLHRLPPEAALDEAPLLEPSAVVVHSFLRAHPEPGDLVVVIGDGTIGLLAVQVARLYSPRAIVLVGRHPERLATGRELGATETINARDGDPVMAFQQRTGERGADFVFEGAGRADAVEQAFAFARRGGTVALTGAAGAGAQLTIPSDLFVFKHLTVVGTFGASTVAWEQAVALFSAGLLRLRPLISHRFPLADYATALDTLRTRQPGVIKVLVEHDGVRA, from the coding sequence ATGCGCGCAGCAGTGATTGTTGAACCGGGCCGGATCGCGATTGAGGAACGGCCAATACCACAGCCTGGGCCGGGCGAGGTGCTCGTCCGCTCAGCGGCTGTCGGTATCTGCGGCACTGACGTTGAACTCTTCGAAGGGCGTCATCCGCCGGAATACTGTCGCTACCCGCTGGTGCCGGGTCATGAGTGGGCAGGGACGGTCGTGGCGCTGGGACCCGGCGTCCAGCATGTTGCGGTGGGGGATCATGTTGCCGTCGAAGGCTTCGTGGCGTGTGGCACCTGCCGCAATTGCCGCCGCGGGCTGACAGACTTGTGTGAACGCGGCTACGATGAACTTGGCTTTACCCGACCGGGCGGCGCAGCCGAATACGTGGTCGTCCCGGCGCGCCAACTCCATCGCTTGCCGCCTGAGGCCGCGCTTGACGAGGCGCCGTTGCTTGAGCCGAGCGCCGTCGTGGTCCATAGCTTCTTGCGCGCGCACCCTGAGCCAGGCGACCTTGTTGTTGTCATCGGCGACGGGACGATCGGCTTGTTGGCAGTGCAGGTGGCACGGCTCTACAGTCCGCGGGCGATTGTGCTCGTTGGCCGGCATCCGGAACGACTAGCAACGGGGCGCGAGCTGGGGGCGACAGAGACGATCAATGCCCGCGACGGCGACCCGGTCATGGCGTTCCAGCAGCGTACAGGCGAGCGTGGAGCGGACTTCGTCTTTGAAGGCGCGGGACGGGCTGACGCCGTCGAACAGGCGTTCGCGTTCGCTCGGCGCGGCGGCACCGTCGCGTTAACCGGAGCAGCAGGGGCCGGCGCGCAGTTGACGATCCCGAGCGATCTCTTCGTCTTCAAGCACCTGACGGTGGTCGGCACGTTTGGCGCGAGCACGGTGGCGTGGGAGCAGGCAGTCGCGCTCTTCAGCGCTGGGCTGCTGCGCTTGCGTCCACTGATCAGCCACCGGTTTCCGCTCGCCGACTACGCGACAGCGCTCGACACGCTGCGGACACGGCAGCCGGGCGTGATCAAGGTGTTGGTGGAGCACGATGGGGTGCGTGCCTAG
- a CDS encoding MBL fold metallo-hydrolase, translating to MTVVEHLRQLQPAPSSVLLWWFGQESVALKGQQTVVLVNPFFSAHPQRLVPPPAPPDAFDCVDLVLITHEHLDHFDPPSCHGIATASPQAQFVCPEPIVAQLRAAGVPAGRVHGARPGMSLTVNGVRIWPVAAKHGIHAADAYGFGAGPDGVPRFLGYVIELEGVRIYHAGDTIPYDGMVEALRALSPDLALLPINGRDYFREQQDIVGNLTVREAAQLAAAIGVQALVPLHYDLFASNQADPGHLVSYARQYDLPFTVIVPPHHQPFCFRPVRTGEEQRR from the coding sequence ATGACCGTTGTCGAGCACCTCCGCCAGCTCCAGCCTGCGCCGTCGAGCGTGCTTCTGTGGTGGTTCGGGCAAGAGAGCGTCGCGCTCAAGGGGCAGCAGACAGTCGTGCTGGTTAACCCGTTCTTTTCGGCGCATCCTCAGCGCCTGGTGCCGCCGCCAGCGCCCCCGGACGCGTTCGACTGCGTCGACCTCGTGCTGATTACCCACGAGCACCTCGATCACTTTGACCCGCCGAGTTGCCACGGGATCGCGACGGCATCGCCACAGGCACAGTTTGTCTGCCCTGAGCCGATCGTTGCGCAACTCCGCGCTGCTGGCGTGCCGGCCGGGCGGGTGCACGGGGCGCGACCCGGTATGTCGCTGACGGTGAACGGCGTCCGCATCTGGCCGGTTGCCGCCAAGCACGGCATCCACGCAGCCGACGCGTACGGCTTTGGCGCGGGGCCGGACGGTGTTCCACGGTTCCTGGGCTACGTCATCGAGCTTGAGGGCGTCCGCATCTACCACGCCGGGGACACGATCCCTTACGACGGCATGGTTGAGGCGCTGCGGGCGCTCTCGCCAGACCTTGCCCTGCTGCCGATCAATGGCCGCGACTATTTCCGTGAGCAGCAGGACATCGTGGGGAACTTGACGGTGCGCGAGGCAGCACAGCTGGCAGCGGCCATCGGCGTGCAGGCGCTTGTGCCGTTGCACTACGATCTCTTCGCCTCGAACCAGGCTGACCCTGGCCACCTCGTCTCGTACGCCCGCCAGTATGACCTGCCGTTCACCGTCATTGTGCCCCCACACCACCAGCCATTCTGCTTTCGGCCAGTCCGCA
- a CDS encoding IclR family transcriptional regulator → MPRQVPAVVRALDILELFLRQSPPPALSVPEIAAALNLPRSTAHELVGTLVARRYLQPDAHQPHRFTLGVRLFELGNAYAAGLDLAREGQLVAQQVAARCGETVHVAVLDGVEVFYIAKVDSTNPVRLVSAIGKRLPAHCTAVGKMLLSGLADHELEERYRQAGGLVGMTPNSITSLAALKAELAATRRRGLAYDNCESNLDARCVAAPVYDHEGHMVAAMSISFPIIRDDPVRILELAQLIRQGARALSERLGYRGTARFDGAIEPPPWHQAAAQEHAGGGGDKPRG, encoded by the coding sequence ATGCCACGTCAGGTTCCGGCAGTCGTCCGCGCGCTCGATATCCTCGAGCTCTTCTTGCGGCAGTCGCCGCCGCCGGCGTTGTCTGTCCCCGAGATTGCCGCTGCGTTGAACTTGCCGCGCAGCACAGCCCATGAGCTTGTCGGCACGCTCGTGGCGCGCCGCTACCTCCAGCCTGATGCCCATCAGCCCCATCGCTTCACGCTGGGAGTGCGCCTCTTTGAACTCGGCAATGCCTACGCCGCTGGACTCGACCTCGCCCGCGAGGGACAGCTGGTTGCGCAGCAGGTCGCCGCCCGGTGTGGGGAAACGGTGCATGTCGCTGTTCTTGACGGCGTTGAGGTCTTCTACATTGCCAAGGTTGACAGCACGAATCCCGTCCGGCTGGTCTCCGCCATCGGCAAGCGGTTGCCCGCCCACTGCACTGCCGTGGGGAAGATGCTCCTGTCCGGCCTTGCGGACCACGAACTGGAGGAGCGCTATCGGCAGGCTGGTGGCCTGGTGGGCATGACCCCGAACAGCATCACCAGTCTCGCGGCGTTGAAAGCCGAGCTGGCGGCAACGCGCCGCCGCGGCCTTGCCTACGACAACTGCGAGTCCAACCTTGACGCGCGCTGTGTGGCCGCGCCGGTCTACGACCACGAGGGGCACATGGTCGCGGCGATGAGTATTTCGTTCCCGATTATTCGCGATGATCCCGTCCGGATTCTTGAACTCGCCCAGTTGATCCGCCAGGGCGCTCGCGCGCTCTCAGAGCGGCTCGGCTACCGCGGGACAGCGCGCTTCGACGGTGCGATCGAGCCGCCGCCATGGCATCAGGCAGCAGCGCAGGAGCACGCAGGGGGAGGAGGTGACAAGCCACGAGGATAG